CTTGACACGCGGACATCCGCTGCTTGGCGCGGCGGTCGGCGACGCACAAGGCTACCTTACGCCACATCGCCGTGCGGATGACACCACTCCTCACTGGCACGGCACCTTCGTCAGCGGGCTTGCGTTGTACGGCGACGTCCAAAGCCACATTCAGCAGGGGCAGTTCGTCCCGCAGCTTCGCCTGTTTTCCGGCAAGGTATTCGAGGACGGCGGACAAGACCAAACCGAGTTCGTCGAAAAGGCGGTCGAAGAAGCTGTTCATGATCTGCATGCACAATACGGCTGCCGCGTGTTCAATCTGAGTTACGGCGACCTGAACAAGGTCTACGATGGCCGTCATGTGCGCGGGCTGGCCTATACGCTGGATCGGCTGACACGTGAGTTGGGCATTCTGTTCGTGGTACCGACGGGCAATCTGTCACCATCCCAGTTGCCTGCTGACACACGCACGCACTACCCCGACTATATGCTGGAAGACGACGCTCGCCTACTGGATCCTGCCACATCGCTCAACGCCCTGACCGTCGGCGGCTTGAGCCAGAATGAGGCCACACGCAACGCACAGCGCTATCCCTTCACGATTGAAGACCATGTGTTGGCACGGACGGGGCAACCGTTTCCATTGACTCGCAGCGGTCCGTCCATCAATGGCGCCATCAAGCCCGACTTGGTCGCGCCTGCCGGCAACATCGCCCGGCGGCGCACGGGAGGCGGCACAGACCATACTGGGCTGGGGGTGGTGTCGCTCAATGGTGGCTTTGTCTCTGGGACCGCGTTTAAGGAAGACATCGGCACCAGTTACGCCGCACCGCAGGTCGCCCACAAAGCCGCGCGGCTACTGGCGGAAATACCCGATGCCTCGCCCAACCTGCTGCGCGCACTGATCGGCGTTCATGCCCGCTGGCCGCAACCTAGCGAGACCCTGTTGAACTCCGGCAACCGTACTGAAGCCCGAGACAAGCTCTTGCGCCTCGTCGGTTACGGATGCGTGGACGATGCGGCGCTCTACCGCTCGCTGGATCACAGTGTCACGCTGCTGGCCGAAGAACGTATCGACAACGACCGACATCACTTCTTCGAACTCCCCTTGCCCGACTGTTTCTGGGCCGGCTGTCGCCGCACTCGTGAGGTAGCCGTCGCGCTTGCCTATAGCCCTGTGGTGCGCACCACGCGGCTGGACTACCGGAGAACGAAGCTCTGGTTTCATCTGGTGACGGCAGAGAGCTTAGAGGTGGTCACTCAGGCTTACCGGCGCAATCGGGAAAAAGGTATGGGTGAGCGCAACACTAGCCGCTGGTTGTGCAACGACATCCGTAAAAACGGCACGTTGCAGGTCTCTCGTTGGAGCTTCAAACAAACCCTGAACAATAACCACAAAGTGTTTATCGTGGTGACTCGACAAGACAACTCCTGGTCCGATGGGCGCGATGAAGACGAGTCCTATGCGCTTGCCGTAGTGCTTAACGATCGAGAAGAGGGCAGTGCTCAGCTTTACGTCCAAGTGCGTGCAGCGCTGCAAGCTCGTGTCCAGTTGCGTGCGCGTGCTCGTGTTTGATGCCCTGTCAAGCCAAGCTCTTGCTACTTTGAAAACAACATTCATGAACAAGCAAAAACTCGAACTCACCTGGACCGGCAAGGAAAGACGCCCCCGGCTGGAGCTATCTATATCGCCGGATGATCCGGAGCTGGCCGAAGACTGATGAACGCCGAACAGCTCCAGCAGCGCATCCGCTTGGGCGAGGACTCGACCCTGGAACTCAAGCGGTTGGCGATCAAGGACAGCGGCAAGGTGTTCGAGCCGCATCCCGATGGCCTGTCCGACGAACTGGCGGCGATGGCCAACGCCAGCGGCGGCCTGCTGGTGCTGGGCGTGGACGACCGGACGCGCGAAATCATCGGCTTGCCGCTGGAACATCTGGACCGCGCAGAGACCTGGCTGACGGCGATCTGCACCGACCGTATCCAGCCGCCGCTGGACATCGTCACCCGTCACCTGACCCTGCCCGATGCGACCGGAACCCCGGTGCCGGTCATCACCGTGGAGGTGCCGCGCAGCCTGTGGGTACACAAGAGCGCCAACGGCTATTTCCGTCGCGTCGGGCACGCCAAGCGCGAGCTGACGCCCGATGCGCTGGCCCGACTGTTTCAACAACGCAGTCAGGCCCGGCTGATCCGGTTCGAGGAGCAGACGGTGCCTGGCTGTACCCCCGACGATATCGATGCGCTACTGGTGCGCCGCTTCCTGCACCCGGACGAAGGTGAGATACCCGAGCAACTCGAACGCCTGCACCTGCTGGCCCGGCACGACGAGCAATGGGCGCCAACGGTGGCCGGCGTGCTGCTGTGCACGCTCGACCCGACGCGCTGGCTGCGCAACGCCGAGATCCTGGCCGTCGCCCATCACGGCGTGCGCAACGACCCCAATGAACAGATCGACGCCCTGGAGATCCGGGGACCGCTGGATCGGCAGATCTTCGACGCCTTGCACTTCGTGCGCCGCAACATGGTGACGGTAGCGCGCAAACGTCTGGGACGCATCGATTACCCGCAATACGCCCTGGACGCGGTCTTCGAGGCCATCGTCAACGCGGTCGCGCATCGCGACTATTCGCTTCACGGCCAGCGCATCCGTCTGTTCATGTTCAGCGACCGGCTGGAGATCCACTCGCCCGGCGCCCTGCCCAATACCCTGTCGCTGGAGTCCATGACCCGCCTGTCGGTGCCACGCAACGAAATCCTCGCCAGCCTGTTCGCGCGCTACTACCCGGTGGACGATCCGACGCTGGGCCGACGTCTGCTGATGGATCGTCGCGGTTTCGGGGTCGAGATGATCCTGCGCGAAAGCGAACGCCTCTCGGGCCGACGACCGCTGTATGAAGCCATCGGCGACCTGGAACTGTGTTTGACCATCTACGCCCAAGACTTGCCGGTGGGAGCCAGATGAAAGCGCGTCTGTTGCATGCGGTGAAGAGCCGGCTTTGATGACTCCTTCGGCTGAAGCCAGAGCCTCCCGCTCGCTTTCAAACAGACCGAGCTGGTGGCTAGTGTCGACAGCGCGTATTTGCCGGTACACTCGCTGCATTACCCTATACGCGGATGTTCTTTGCCATACAACTCACAGTGTACACCGATTGGATGCCCTTTTGCGACACCCTCTGAAAGGCGGGGCTTGGTAATTTTGGTAACATCGCGGATCGAATCGACATCCATCGAACAGGACCGACCATGCAGTGGGAAACCGTCATCGGTCTCGAGATCCACACCCAGCTCGCGACCCAGTCCAAGATCTTCTCCGGCGCGCCGACCGCCTTCGGCGCCGAACCCAACACCCAGGCCTGCGCCATCGACCTGGGGCTGCCGGGCGTGCTGCCGGTGCTCAATGTCGAGGCGGTGCGCCTCGCGGTGCGCTTCGGTAAGGCCATCGACGCCGAGATCGCGCCGCGCTCGGTGTTCGCGCGCAAGAATTACTTCTATCCCGACCTGCCCAAGGGCTATCAGATCAGTCAGTACGAGCTGCCGGTGGTCGGCAAGGGCCGGGTCGAGATCGTCCTCGACGACGGCACGGTCAAGACCATCGGCGTCACCCGCGCCCACCTGGAAGAAGACGCCGGCAAGTCGCTGCACGAGGACTTCCACGGCTTCACCGGCATCGATCTCAACCGCGCCGGTACGCCGCTGCTGGAGATCGTCTCCGAGCCGGATCTGCGCTCGCCGGCCGAGGCCGTGGCCTATGCCAAGAAGATCCACCAGATCGTGCGCTACATCGGCATCAGCGACGGCAACATGCAGGAAGGCTCCTTCCGCATGGACGCCAACGTCTCGGTGCGTCCGGTCGGGCAGAAAGAATTCGGCACCCGCGCCGAGATCAAGAACGTCAATTCCTTCCGTTTTCTGGAGAAGGCCATCGCCTTCGAGGTCGAGCGCCAGATCGATCTGATCGAGGGCGGCGGCACCGTGGTCCAGGAAACGCGGCTGTACGATGCCGTCAAGGACGAGACGCGCTCGATGCGCACCAAGGAGGAAGCCAACGACTATCGCTACTTCCCCGATCCGGATCTGCTGCCGCTGGAGATCGACGACGCCTTTCTGACCGAGGCGACCGCCGATCTGCCGGAGTTGCCGGATGCCAAGCGCGCGCGCTTCCAGTCCGAGTACGGGCTGTCGGAGTACGACGCCAATCTGCTGACCGCCAGCCGTGAGCTGGCCGATTACTACGAGACCGTGGCCCGCGCCTGCGGCGAGCCGAAGCTGGCGGCCAACTGGGTGAGCGGCGAGCTGATGGCGGCGCTCAACAAGAGCGAGTGCGAGATCGGCGCCAGTCCGGTGTCGGCGAGTGCCCTGGCCGGTCTGATCGCGCGCATCCAGGACGGCACGGTCTCGGGCAAGCTGGCCAAGCAGGTGTTCGAAGGCATGTGGAACGGCGGCGGCGAGGCCGATGCCGTGATCGAAGCCCAGGGTCTCAAGCAGATCACCGACACCGGCGCCATCGAGTCCATGATCGAGGCCATCGTCGCCGCCAACCCGGAGCAGGTCGAGCAGTACCGCGCCGGCAAGGACAAGGTGTTCGGCTTCTTCGTCGGCCAGGTGATGAAGCAGAGCGGCGGCAAGGCCAATCCGGCCCAGGTCAACGAGATCCTCAAGCGCAAGCTGGCGCCCTGAGAGCGCGGGTCGTGCGGGGCGCGATACGCGCCCCGATTTATGCTTTAGCGTATGGCTGTGGTTTAATGCCGCTTTCGACGCGCGCCGTCCTGGTGCGTCGCCTACGACCACAGTCCCGATCATGTCACAGGCTATATCCGCTCAATCCCGTTGCGCCCAGGTCGAACGTCACACGCTCGAAACCCAGATCCGCGTCAGTCTCGACCTGGACGGTCAGGGTCGAGCGTCCTTCAAGACCGGCGTGCCCTTCCTGGAGCACATGCTCGATCAGGTGGCGCGTCACGGTCTGATCGACCTCGACATCGAGGCGGTCGGCGACCGACATATCGACGATCATCACACGGTCGAGGACCTGGGCATCACGCTCGGTCAGGCGCTCGCGCGTGCGCTCGGCGACAAGCAGGGCATCCGCCGCTATGGTCATGCCTATGTGCCGCTGGACGAGGCACTCTCGCGCGTGGTGATCGATCTGTCGGGGCGACCGGGACTGGTCTATGGCGTCACCTTCACCCGCGCTCAGATCGGGGCCTTCGATGTCGATCTGTTCCAGGAGTTCTTCCAGGGACTGGTCAACCATGCCGGGATGACGCTGCACATCGACAACCTGCGCGGCGTCAACTCCCATCACCAGGCCGAGACCATCTTCAAGGCGTTCGGGCGTGCGTTGCGCATGGCCATCGAACCGGACCCGCGCATGGCCGGCATCACGCCCTCGACCAAGGGGACGCTGTAAGGCGTCACCTCTGAAGCGTTCATTCGACATCCCACAGCCATACAGCGAGAGAGCAATCCGGTGCTGCTGATTCCCGCGATCGATTTGAAGGATGGCCGCTGCGTGCGGCTGCGTCAGGGCCGCATGGACGATGAAACCATCTTCTCCGACGACCCGGTCGAGATGGCCGGACGCTGGGTCGACGCCGGCGCCCGACGGCTGCATCTGGTCGACCTCAACGGCGCCTTCGCCGGCGAGCCGGTCAATGGCGCGGCCATCCGCGGCATCGCGGCGGCCTATCCCGAGCTGCCGATCCAGGTCGGCGGCGGCATCCGCGATGAGGCGACCATCGACGCCTATCTCAAGGCCGGCGTGCGCTACTGCATCATCGGCACCCAGGCCGTGCGTGAGCCTGAGTTCGTCGCCCGCGCCTGCCGCGCCTTCCCAGGGCACATCATGGTCGGGCTCGACGCCAAGGATGGACAGGTCGCCATCAACGGCTGGGCCGAGATCACCGAACATCGGGTCGAGGATCTGGCGCGGCGCTTCGAGAACGACGGCGTGACGGCCATCGTCTATACCGACATCGGGCGCGACGGCATGTTGTCCGGCCCCAATATCGAGGCCACGCGCGCCCTGGCCGAGGCGGTGCGGATTCCGATCGTCGCCTCCGGCGGCATCACCGACATCGACGACATCCGCGCCCTGTGCGAGGCGGGCGGCATCGAGGCCGCCATCACCGGACGCGCCATCTACGAAGGGACGCTCGACTTTGCCGAAGGCCAGCGGTTGGCCGACATCCTGAGCGGTACCGAGCAATGAGCGCGAACGATGTCTGGCTCGACGCCATCGCCTGGGGACCGGACGGTCTGGTCCCGGCCATCGCTCAGGAGCGCGGGACCGGCAGCGTGCTGATGCTGGCCTGGATGAATCGCGAGGCACTGCGTCTGACGCGCGAGACAGGACACGCCGTCTACTGGTCGCGCTCGCGCGCGCGGCTGTGGCACAAGGGCGAGGAATCCGGCCACCAGCAGGTGGTCCATTCGATCCGCCTCGACTGCGATGCCGACGTGATCTTGCTTGAAGTCGAGCAGAAGGGCGGCATCGCCTGTCATACCGGGCGCCATGACTGTTTCTACCGCGAGCTGGATGCGGCCGGCGACTGGGTCGAGATCGCACCCGTGCTCAAGGATCCAAACGCCATCTATAGCGGCTCGAAGTAACCAGGTAGCCTAGTGCCATGAACGACGTACTCGACCGACTCGCCGAGGTGCTGGAGTCGCGCAAAGGCGCCGACCCGGACTCGTCCTATGTCGCCAAGCTCTACGCCAAGGGACTCGACGCCATCCTCAAGAAGGTCGGCGAAGAGGCCACCGAGACCGTGATGGCCGCCAAGGATGGCGTGCCCGACAAGCTCGTCTACGAAGTCGCCGATCTGTGGTTCCATACGCTGGTGCTGCTCGCGCAGCAGGGTCTGGGGCCGCGTCAGGTGCTCGACGAGCTGGACCGGCGCTTCGGTCTCTCGGGGCTGACGGAGAAAGCCGGCCGCCAGGGCTGAACATAGATCACCAACCATCGAGCGTCCGCTCACTCTGGGGTTCGAACCATGTCTCTCGCGATGCAGCCCGATGATCCGGGCGCCGAACAGCCGTTCATCTCGCATCTGGTCGAGTTGCGCGATCGTCTGATCCGCATGCTGATCGCCATCGGCGTGATGGTGCTGGTGCTGCTGCCCTTCGCGAACGGTCTCTATGCTTATGTGGCCGCGCCGCTCCTGGCGCAGTTGCCCGACGGCAACACCATGATCGCCACCCAGGTCGCCTCGCCCTTTCTGACGCCCTTCAAGCTGGCGCTGATCGCGGCGGTGTTCCTGTCGATGCCCTATCTGCTCTATCAGCTCTGGGCCTTCGTCGCGCCCGGTCTCTATCAGCACGAGAAGCGCCTGGCCGTCCCGCTGCTGGTCTCCAGCATCTTCCTGTTCTATCTCGGGATGCTGTTTGCCTACTACGTCGTCTTCCCGCTGGTGTTCGCCTTCATGGTCGGCACCACGCCCGATGGCGTGGCCATGATGACCGACATCTCGGCCTATCTGGACTTCGTGCTGACGCTGTTCTTCGCTTTCGGCGTCGCCTTCGAGATCCCGATCGCGACCATCCTGCTGGTGGCCATCGGCGCGGTGACGCCCGAGGGACTGGCACACAAGCGGCCCTATGTGATCGTCGGCGCCTTTGTGGTCGGCATGTTCCTGACCCCGCCGGACGTGATCTCGCAGACGCTGCTGGCGGTGCCGATGTGGCTGCTGTTCGAACTGGGAATCCTGCTGTCGCGAGTGCTGCTCAAGGGTCGGCTCGCCGAGGATTCCGACTCCGGCGAGCCGCCACCGGCCGGTTCGGCGCCGAAGCCGCTGCCCGTCACACCGAGCGCCGGCGGCGGGGCTGTCGGTCGCGAGCTGTCACCCGGCCTCGATGACCCGGATCGCTGGCGCCCCATGACCGACGCCGAGATGGAGACCGAGCTGGATCTGATCGATGCCGAGGACGCACGTCTGGCCCAAGCCGCCAAGACGAACGCGCCCCCGGTCACGCCGGCCGGGTCATCCGCCGCCGAGACGCCGGCGATGCCCGTCGATCCGGTCGAAGACAAGATCGTCCGCGCCAACCAATTGCGCGATCTCGGCAACGACTTCGCGGCGCGTCAGATGCTCTATCAGGTGCTGGAAGAGGGCGATGCGACCCAGCGTCAGGTCGCGCGCAACATCCTGAATCAGCTCGACGAACACTGACTGTGAGGTCCATCACGAAACGCGATCGAACGATTGGATTTTTTGCTTAGAAGATGGTGATATTGCTTTTGTCAATGAATCTTGTGGTATACCATCAATGGTCATCCGTAGGCCAAGAGTGAGTGTGACCGTGGGTTCAGGCTCCCAGATTCATTACAAACAGAACCGACTCAAGCAGTTGCGCGCTTTCTGCCATGCCGCGCGCACCGGCAGCGTCAGTGCTGCCGCCGAGAAGATCTTTCTCAGTCAGCCAACCGTATCGCTCCAGATCCAGGCGCTCGAACGCGAGTTCGGGACCGTGCTCTTCGAGCGCCGCAGACCCAAGATCAAGCTCACGCCCGAGGGAGATCTGCTGTTCCAGATGGCCGAGCCACTGGTCGAGGGCATGGACAAGCTCCACGAGGCCTTCGCCACCCAGGCCGGGCGCGTGGATCAGGGGGTGTTGAACATCGCCGCCGGCGAGTCGACCATCCTCTACATCCTGCCCGAGCCGATCCAGGCCTTCGTCGAGCAGTATCCGGGCATCGAACTGAAGATGCACAACGTCACCGGGCGCGATGGTCTGGCGATGCTGCGCGCCGACGAAGTGGATCTGGCGGTGGGATCGATGATGGAGATCCCGGACGACATCACGTATCGCCCCTTCGTGACCTATCAGCCGACCCTGATCACGCCGCTCGATCACCCGCTCGCCGGCAAGGAGCGGGTGACGCTGGAGGAGATCGCGCCCCATGGCCTGATCCTGCCGCCACGGCATCTGAGCACCTGGCGCATGGTTGATCTGGTGTTCAAGCAGCACAACCTGAGCTATCGCGTGACCATGGAGGCCGGCGGCTGGGAGGTGATCAAGAAATATGTCGAACTGGGTCTCGGCATCTCGATCGTCACCGACGTCTGCCTCACGGGCGAGGAAAAGCTGAGCCGCATCCCGATCGGTCAGTATTTTCCGCGACGCAGTTACGGTATCGTGCAGCGTCGTGGTAAATTCCTCTCCCCACAGACGAAGTGTTTCATCAAGACGCTCGATCGCGCCTTTGCCGATCGTCTCGTCGAACCGCCGCCGCCACCGCAGCCGCAGACCGCCGGCGACACCGAATAGGAAGACGCCCTCTTGGGCTGACGCGCCCCGGAAGGCCGCTCTGAGCCAGAACGCGCCGGTGAACACCACCCGCGCCGGATGGCTGTCCGATGTATCCGCCCCCGCATCAAGGATGTGTGTCCCGCCTGCTCTCATGGCGGGGCGGGCATCATTCGCATCTATCAACTAGCTTTATCACAACGAGACAGTCTTGCATAACATCAAGATCACCATGGACCTGACGAAACGTATCGGCCAGCGCCTGCGCTCGGCCCGGCATGAGCAGAAGCTCAGTCTCGCCGATCTGTCAGCCCGCACCAACTCATTGTCCAAGTCGCGCATCAGCAACTATGAGCAGGGCATCCGCCGCATGGGGCTGGAGGAGGCTCATGAGCTGTCCGTGGCCCTGGGCACGGTCACGCCGACCTATCTGCTGTGTCTCGACGATCGGGGACCGCTCTCGGATCGCGAGCTGGAGCTGATCGATCACTTCCGCCGCACCGACGAACGCGGACGCGAGACGCTGCTGAGTCTCGCACGATCCCAGCCGGATCACGACCCGGCCGAGGACGCGGCGCCCGAGACCCTGGACGAATCCGGGGACGCTTGAGCGGCCGAGGTCAGCAGATGCGCGGCAGTTGCTCGCCCGCGAGCCAGTCGAGCAGACGCTCCCCGCCGAAACGGGTCTGCATCTGCACGAAGCCGAGCGGATCTTCGACGACCTCACCGATGATGGCGGCTTGCGCACCCAGCGGATGGGCGCGCATGGTCGCCAGCAGGGTTTCAGCCCGATCGGCCGGACAGATCGCCACCAGCTTGCCCTCGTTGGCGACATAGGCGGGATCGAGTCCGAGCAGTTCGCAGGCGGCCGAGACCGCCTCGCGGACCGGGATGTCGGTTTCGCGGATGCGCATCCCGACCCCGGATTGCTGGGCCAGCTCGTTGAGCGTGGTCGCCAGACCGCCACGGGTCGGGTCACGCAGACAGTGGATGTCGGGCACGGCGGCGATCATGTCGGCGATCAGGCCATGCAGGGCGGCTGAGTCGGACTGGATCACCGTCTCGAAGCCGAGGTTCTCGCGCTGGGACAGGATGGCGATCCCGTGGTCGCCGATGTGGCCGTTGATCAGGATGACATCGCCCGGCCGCGCCCGGTCGCCCGAGATCGCGATACCCTCAGGTACCACGCCGATTCCGGTGGTGGTGATGAAGACCCCGTCGCCCTTGCCGCGTTCGACGACCTTGGTGTCGCCCGTCACGATGGCGACGCCTGCCTCACGCGCGGCCTGCGCCAGACTCGCGACGATGCGCGCCAGATCGGCCAGCGGGAAACCTTCCTCCAGAACGAAGCTTGCGGCCAGATGCAGCGGTCGCGCCCCGGACATCGCCACATCGTTGATGGTGCCATGCACCGCCAGTGAGCCGATGTCCCCGCCCGGAAAGAACAGCGGCGAGACCACATGGGCATCCGTGCTCATCACCAGCCGGCCGGGCGGGACGCTGAACAGCGCCTGATCGTTGCCCTGGGACAGCCATTCGTTGTCGAGCGCCTGTTTGAACAGTTCGTCGATGAGCTGAGCCATGGCGCGTCCGCCGGCGCCATGGCTCATGTCGACCCGGCCGTTTTCGAGATCCAGTCGGGCGGAAAAGCGTGATCTGGTGGTCATCAGTTTCGTCCTGAAGATGGCATGTGTGTTCGATGGCTCCAGTAGGCCGCGCACGCGCCCTCGGACGAGACCATACAGGCGCCCATCGGATTGTCCGGGGTGCAGACGGTGCCGAACAGCTTGCACTCGGTCGGCTCCTTGAGTCCGCGCAGGATGGCCGGGCACTCGCAACCCTTGATCTCGTGGCTCGTCTCGACCCTGACCGGAAAGCGGCGCTCGGCGTCCAGGTCGGCGTAGTCATCGGCGAGTGCCAGCGCACTCTCGGGCAGGAAGCCGAGTCCGCGCCACTCGAAGCTCGGGCGGGTGACGAAGACGCGGGCCATGAGTTCGAGCGCTCGGGTGTTCCCGACCTCGCCGACGGCGCGGCTGTACTGGTTCTCGACCTCACGACGACCGTCGTTGATCTGGCGCACCAGCATCAACGCCGACTGCATGACGTCGAGCGGCTCGAAACCGGCGATCACGACCGGAATGCCGAACTGGTTCGGTACGAACTCATAGGGTCGCGTACCGATCACCGTACTCACATGCGATGGCCCCAGGATGCCGTCGAGCCGCACGCCATCGGGTCCGGCCAGCGACAGGATGGCGCGCAGCGCGGGCGGCGTGAGGACGTGGTTGCACAGGAAGGACAGGTTCTTCAGCCCTTCGGCGCGTGCCTGGAGGATGGCGACCGCCGTGGGCGGGGTCGTGGTCTCGAAGCCGATGGCCATGAAGACCACCTGACGCTCGGGTTCATCGCGTGCGATCCGCAGCACGTCCTGGGTCGAATAGATCATGCGCACGTCGGCGCCGGCCGCCTTGGCCTTGAGCAGCGTCTGACGACCGCTCGCCGGCACCCGCATCAGATCGCCATAGGTGCAGAGCGTCACGCCATGCTCGCGCGTCATGGCCATGGCCTGATCGAGCCGTGCCATCGGCAGCACGCACACCGGACAGCCCGGACCATGGACGAAGCGCAGATTGGGCGGCATCAACTGCTGGACGCCATAGCGGAAGATGGCGTGCGTGTGTCCGCCGCAGAACTCCATCAAGCGGTATTGGCGCGCCGGATCGACCTCGGCGGCGATGGCGGCAGCCAGTTGGCGTGCCAGCCGTTGGTCGCGGAATTCGTCGATGTATTTCATGCCGGCTTGGCGACCGCGTCAGCGTTACCCATCTCTTCGTCGAGCAGTCGCGTCATCTCGGCCATGAGCTTCAGCGTCTCCTGGGCCTCCTCCTCGCTGATCCGGTTGAGCGCATAGCCGACGTGCACCAGCACATAGTCGCCGACCTCCACCTCCGGAACCAGCGCGATCGAGACCTCGCGCGACACTCCGCCCAGATCGACCACAGCCGTGTCGATGGCCGGATCGATGCGAGTGACATGGGTGACGCGAGCCGGAATGGCGAGACACATGATGGACTCCTGGAACACTGTGGGCCTTGGGTCTGGCATTGGACTACGATCCAGACGCCGACTCAAGCCAAGACATGGCACCGGCCAGGCTGTATTCGCGCACAGTCAGGCGGGTTTTCCTTGGCGTCCCGGCCGTCTTTGCGGTTCAATCCACGCTTTTCGCCCGGAACGACACTAGCATGCTCACTCCCGAACAACTCGCCGGTCTGCGCCGCGACATCCAGTTCTCGGCCCAACTCGGCGGCCGTACCCTCGAATTCCGCAGTACCTGGGGCCTGTTCTCGCCGCGCGAGATCGACGAGGGCACGCGCCTGCTCCTCGACCATCTGCACATCGAGCCGGGCGACGACTGTCTGGATCTCGGCTGCGGCTATGGCCCGATCGGTCTGACCCTGGCGGCGCTGGCACCCCTGGGCCGAACGCTCCTGGTCGACAAGGATTTCGTCGCCGTCGACTATGCCAACCGCAACGCCCGGCTCAACCGCCTCGACAATGCCGAGGCGCGTCTGAGCAACGGCTTCGACCAGATCGAGCCGGAACGTCGCTTCGACCTGATCGCCAGCAATGTCCCGGCCAAGGTCGGCAAGGAACTGCTGGCACTCCTGCTGCACGACGCCCACGCCCGCCTGCGCCCCGGCGGTCGGCTCTATCTGGTCACGATCAACGGACTGCGCCAGTACATGAAGCGCAATCTCAACGAGGTCTTCGGCAACTACGACAAGCTCAAGCAGGGCGCGCACTACACCGTGGCCCTGGCACGGCGCAGCTAAAAAAAGGCCGCGACGGCCGGGTGTGCGGCGGTCGCGGCCCAAGGGCTTGCTGCTCGGTGCGCCCCCGATCCCTGGAGCGTTCATTGGAGTTTTTTTCAGTAAATCATAATACACTAAATTACTGAATATTCGGCGCGCGATTCCGACCGTCCGCCGCGCGGCGGGCGCGAGAGTTGACGACCTGAGTCGTCATGCCTACATTCGGGACATCGTTCAACCCTGTCGATGGAGCACTCACCCATGCTGCAACCCGGCGATCGCGCCCCGGATTTCGCCCTGCCCAACGCCGATATGGAGCCGGTGAGTCTCGCCTCGCTCAAGGGGCGGCGTCATGGCGTGATCTATTTCTATCCCAAGGACGACACGCCCGGTTGCACCATGGAAGCGC
The sequence above is drawn from the Allochromatium vinosum DSM 180 genome and encodes:
- a CDS encoding S8 family peptidase, which produces MAHKHLRLEREAPSTERHPRRHPGVHPPADPRAHGTALAGRLSQARQRATEEDVGGFDDRTLLKIRLRAGDKNVPTFNAIPGVEIVSQEDESIVLAFATDEGLSEFESRLTTLARDGTVTRKELLYVIEDFDHWTPDDRTGAALLEQGLPATLTFVLDVELWPQERQDKRQAMLDDVRQPSLVMVRVRCNRSQSEQILRHRDVRTVDLPPRLGVTVQLLHTDINQFPLIDPPSDDAPAIGVLDSGLTRGHPLLGAAVGDAQGYLTPHRRADDTTPHWHGTFVSGLALYGDVQSHIQQGQFVPQLRLFSGKVFEDGGQDQTEFVEKAVEEAVHDLHAQYGCRVFNLSYGDLNKVYDGRHVRGLAYTLDRLTRELGILFVVPTGNLSPSQLPADTRTHYPDYMLEDDARLLDPATSLNALTVGGLSQNEATRNAQRYPFTIEDHVLARTGQPFPLTRSGPSINGAIKPDLVAPAGNIARRRTGGGTDHTGLGVVSLNGGFVSGTAFKEDIGTSYAAPQVAHKAARLLAEIPDASPNLLRALIGVHARWPQPSETLLNSGNRTEARDKLLRLVGYGCVDDAALYRSLDHSVTLLAEERIDNDRHHFFELPLPDCFWAGCRRTREVAVALAYSPVVRTTRLDYRRTKLWFHLVTAESLEVVTQAYRRNREKGMGERNTSRWLCNDIRKNGTLQVSRWSFKQTLNNNHKVFIVVTRQDNSWSDGRDEDESYALAVVLNDREEGSAQLYVQVRAALQARVQLRARARV
- a CDS encoding ATP-binding protein, whose translation is MNAEQLQQRIRLGEDSTLELKRLAIKDSGKVFEPHPDGLSDELAAMANASGGLLVLGVDDRTREIIGLPLEHLDRAETWLTAICTDRIQPPLDIVTRHLTLPDATGTPVPVITVEVPRSLWVHKSANGYFRRVGHAKRELTPDALARLFQQRSQARLIRFEEQTVPGCTPDDIDALLVRRFLHPDEGEIPEQLERLHLLARHDEQWAPTVAGVLLCTLDPTRWLRNAEILAVAHHGVRNDPNEQIDALEIRGPLDRQIFDALHFVRRNMVTVARKRLGRIDYPQYALDAVFEAIVNAVAHRDYSLHGQRIRLFMFSDRLEIHSPGALPNTLSLESMTRLSVPRNEILASLFARYYPVDDPTLGRRLLMDRRGFGVEMILRESERLSGRRPLYEAIGDLELCLTIYAQDLPVGAR
- the gatB gene encoding Asp-tRNA(Asn)/Glu-tRNA(Gln) amidotransferase subunit GatB, giving the protein MQWETVIGLEIHTQLATQSKIFSGAPTAFGAEPNTQACAIDLGLPGVLPVLNVEAVRLAVRFGKAIDAEIAPRSVFARKNYFYPDLPKGYQISQYELPVVGKGRVEIVLDDGTVKTIGVTRAHLEEDAGKSLHEDFHGFTGIDLNRAGTPLLEIVSEPDLRSPAEAVAYAKKIHQIVRYIGISDGNMQEGSFRMDANVSVRPVGQKEFGTRAEIKNVNSFRFLEKAIAFEVERQIDLIEGGGTVVQETRLYDAVKDETRSMRTKEEANDYRYFPDPDLLPLEIDDAFLTEATADLPELPDAKRARFQSEYGLSEYDANLLTASRELADYYETVARACGEPKLAANWVSGELMAALNKSECEIGASPVSASALAGLIARIQDGTVSGKLAKQVFEGMWNGGGEADAVIEAQGLKQITDTGAIESMIEAIVAANPEQVEQYRAGKDKVFGFFVGQVMKQSGGKANPAQVNEILKRKLAP
- the hisB gene encoding imidazoleglycerol-phosphate dehydratase HisB → MSQAISAQSRCAQVERHTLETQIRVSLDLDGQGRASFKTGVPFLEHMLDQVARHGLIDLDIEAVGDRHIDDHHTVEDLGITLGQALARALGDKQGIRRYGHAYVPLDEALSRVVIDLSGRPGLVYGVTFTRAQIGAFDVDLFQEFFQGLVNHAGMTLHIDNLRGVNSHHQAETIFKAFGRALRMAIEPDPRMAGITPSTKGTL
- the hisA gene encoding 1-(5-phosphoribosyl)-5-[(5-phosphoribosylamino)methylideneamino]imidazole-4-carboxamide isomerase — encoded protein: MLLIPAIDLKDGRCVRLRQGRMDDETIFSDDPVEMAGRWVDAGARRLHLVDLNGAFAGEPVNGAAIRGIAAAYPELPIQVGGGIRDEATIDAYLKAGVRYCIIGTQAVREPEFVARACRAFPGHIMVGLDAKDGQVAINGWAEITEHRVEDLARRFENDGVTAIVYTDIGRDGMLSGPNIEATRALAEAVRIPIVASGGITDIDDIRALCEAGGIEAAITGRAIYEGTLDFAEGQRLADILSGTEQ
- the hisI gene encoding phosphoribosyl-AMP cyclohydrolase is translated as MSANDVWLDAIAWGPDGLVPAIAQERGTGSVLMLAWMNREALRLTRETGHAVYWSRSRARLWHKGEESGHQQVVHSIRLDCDADVILLEVEQKGGIACHTGRHDCFYRELDAAGDWVEIAPVLKDPNAIYSGSK